CCGTTCGCAGACCGACGCTGAGGACCGGAATGTTTTGAAGGGTTAGTTGTGTTACGTGCCTTGGGAGTTGCTCGCCTGGGAAGCCTTCAGGACACGGTTCCTTACATTGGGTTTCCCTATCCACATCTAAGAAATCAATTCCCACCAGAATGTCCACATAATCCCCGGGCTGTATGGAATAGGCGACAGAGGAGAGCTCATCAACTCTTATGGTGAAGGCCACTTTCCCAGGAGGGATCATGTAGATGGGCTTTTCCCGGAGTATCTTTTCTTTGGTTGTGAGCATTTCCTCGGTTATTATATCTCCCCGGTATATATCCACCGCTGCCAGCTTACCTCTCGTTTTCTCCAAGGAGGCAAGGGCGTCGGCGGGGACTTCGGTAACGGGTTTTTCCATAAGGGTGATAGCATCGGGAACAATGGGCATCCCTGCAGGTAAATCTTGAACCGCCACCACTACTTTGCGCGTTGGGATCTGGGCTGGTCCTGGCTGCTGGACCTGCCTGCTCATCAGGAAAAAGACCAGGCAACCTGAAGTTAAAGCCAGCAGTATACCAATTACAAGTAGAAGTCTTCCCCTCATCAGCTTGACCTCCTGACAAAGTGACGGAGTCTATTAAGAGCCATTGCCAGGACCCCCAGAGCAAGGCCTGCGGCCACTACCCACCAGGCATTGCCTGTTTTAGGCAGGCCCTGGACTCTTGTGGGGGTAGGGGTTTGAACTGGGCCCAAAATTCTGGCTTTGAGGGTTACCCTTACAGTGCTTCTGCCATCCAGGAACACTTTTGTTTCTCCTTCCACTATCCTCATGCCTGTTATAGAGATCTCTCCTACTCCATAGCATAGACCGTGAATTCTAAACAGGCCATCGGAACCAGTAGCCGTTTGGGTTTTCCACCCGTTCCCTTTCAATTCTACCACAACTCCCTGAAGGG
This genomic window from Anaerolineae bacterium contains:
- the cpaB gene encoding Flp pilus assembly protein CpaB; this encodes MRGRLLLVIGILLALTSGCLVFFLMSRQVQQPGPAQIPTRKVVVAVQDLPAGMPIVPDAITLMEKPVTEVPADALASLEKTRGKLAAVDIYRGDIITEEMLTTKEKILREKPIYMIPPGKVAFTIRVDELSSVAYSIQPGDYVDILVGIDFLDVDRETQCKEPCPEGFPGEQLPRHVTQLTLQNIPVLSVGLRTEITPTEEIEPTYQGISYNYITLLLSQQDALVLKYLREIGAIVDLALRNPDDKNIVSTEAVTLEYILRRFNIPIPPKLEQTYEYRAGELMR
- a CDS encoding carboxypeptidase-like regulatory domain-containing protein, with translation QPPTPTFTPVIPTPTPTPGAICLSAVEGLVQDADTGAPLQGVVVELKGNGWKTQTATGSDGLFRIHGLCYGVGEISITGMRIVEGETKVFLDGRSTVRVTLKARILGPVQTPTPTRVQGLPKTGNAWWVVAAGLALGVLAMALNRLRHFVRRSS